Sequence from the Luteibacter aegosomaticola genome:
TATCCGCCGGAAACACGATGTGCTTGCGAGCGAAGGCACCCCGCCGGACGGGCTGCTCGCTGCCGTGGTGGCGACGCCGCACGCCACGCGCCTGCTGCAAGGTTTCGTGCGCACACACCTGGGTGTGGCCCGGGAGCCTTCAGCCGCGTAGGCGGCGCACGATCGCGCCGCGGGAAAACAGCGCGAACACGATACCGAACAGGAAGCCACCGATGTGGGTCCACCACACGACGGCGCCGTAGCTGGCGCCGGCGTAGCTAAAGAGCAACTGCACCAGAGCCCAAATACCGATGAGGACGAACGCGGGGACGCGTACGAATTCGAGGTACAGGCCCAACGGGACGACCAGGCCCAGGCGGGCGCGCGGAAACAGGGTGACGTAGGCACCGACCACCGCCGAGACCGCGCCGCTGCAACCGATGATGGGCACCCGCGAGCCCGTCAGCGAAATGGCACCGATGACGTTCGCGACGACACCGCCGAGCAGGAACAGCAGCAGGAACCGCGGTGAACCGAGGCTACGCTCTGCAGGCAGGCTGAAGATCACCAGGAACAACAGGTTGCTCATCAGGTGAAGCCAGCCGCCGTGGATGAAGATCGCGGTGAACAGGCGCAGCAGCGCCGGATCGCTCACCTGTTGCGGCAACGGAAGCCCGGTGCCAAACAAGTGCGCCGGCACCGTGCCCCACTGCGACATGATCGCCAGCCGCTGGGTATGCCCTGCCAGCGCCAGGCCGACGAAGATAACGACGCATACAACCACAATGAGAATCGTGGCCCAGCACAGCCGCGATCGGCGGCGCGTATCGACGTGGACAAACATGGTCAGGGAACGCCGCGGGCGAGATGCGGGCCATCGGCCTCGAGCGAGGAAAGCGCGAACATGGTTTCCGGGCCGACGACGCCATCGGCTGAGATACCGA
This genomic interval carries:
- a CDS encoding rhomboid family intramembrane serine protease, with protein sequence MFVHVDTRRRSRLCWATILIVVVCVVIFVGLALAGHTQRLAIMSQWGTVPAHLFGTGLPLPQQVSDPALLRLFTAIFIHGGWLHLMSNLLFLVIFSLPAERSLGSPRFLLLFLLGGVVANVIGAISLTGSRVPIIGCSGAVSAVVGAYVTLFPRARLGLVVPLGLYLEFVRVPAFVLIGIWALVQLLFSYAGASYGAVVWWTHIGGFLFGIVFALFSRGAIVRRLRG